GCTCTACCCCAATCTCAGCGTGCGCCGGAACATCGGCTTCGGCCTCGAGATGCGCAAGGTGCCGCTTGTCGAGCGCGAAAAGGCCGTCGAGGAGGCGTCGCGCCTGCTGCAAATCGAGCCGCTGCTCGACCGCAAGCCGAGCCAGCTGTCGGGCGGCCAGCGCCAGCGCGTCGCCATCGGCCGTGCGCTGGTGCGCAAGCCCGAGGTGTTCCTGTTCGACGAGCCCTTGTCCAATCTCGACGCCAAGCTCAGGCTTGAAATGCGCACCGAACTCAAGCGCCTGCACCAAATGCTGAAGACCACCGTCGTCTACGTCACCCATGACCAGATCGAGGCGATGACGCTGGCGACACGCATCGCGGTGATGAAGGACGGGCGCATCGAGCAGCTCGGCACGCCGGAAGAGATCTACAATCAACCCGCCACGCTCTATGTCGCCGGCTTCGTCGGCGCCCCGCCGATGAACATCCTCGATGTCGAGGTCGACGACGGTGCGCTACGAATCGTCGGATCCGACATTCGCTTGCCCCTGCCCGACCGCTTCAGGACGCTTATAGGCGACAAGGCGCGGCTTGCGCTCGGCATAAGGCCGGAAGCGCTGCGGCTGGCATCACTTGACCAGGCCGGCGGCCATGTGCTGCCGGTACGGATCGAGGTGGTCGAGCTGACGGGCCCCGAACTTGTCGCCACTGCCCGCCTCGGCCAGCAAAAGCTCATCGCCTGTCTTGCGCCACGGGCCAGGGTCGGCCAGGGTGACGTGGCGACATTTACCGTCGACGACGACGCGCTGCACCTGTTCGACCCGGCAGACGGCCTGGCGCTGCTCGCCTGAGGCATCGTCCGAACGGATCGGATTCATCAACAAAAACGCGAAACTGCTTCTAGCAACTGCCACTTGTGCGATGAGCGCAACGGGCAGAATTTAGGCCATGTTTGCGCAGGCAATCGTGCCTTGCGCCATTTGTTGGCGGAAGCCGGTCCGGGGTGGAGACGCATGACGCGTCCTGGGTCGGCTTGAGAGGGTAGCAGGAGTTCGGCAGGAAAATCGCTGCGGCCATGCGGGGAAAGCATGGTTGCGTCGGCGAAACTGCGCCAGGACCAGGCTGCCCCCTAGCCGTCTGGGAGGAAGCAAAGAGTGCTCGAGAAGTATTTCAACCTGAAGGAACAGGGTACATCGGTCCGGACCGAAGTGATCGCCGGTGTCACGACCTTCCTGACGATGGCCTACATCATCTTCGTCAATCCGGAGATCCTGTCGTCGACGGGCATGGACCGCAATGCCGTGTTCGTCGCCACCTGTCTCGCCGCGGCAATCGGCTCGCTGATCATGGGCCTGGTGGCGAAATGGCCGATCGGCATGGCGCCGGGCATGGGCCTGAACGCCTTCTTTGCCTTCACCGTCGTCGGCGCCATGGGCTTTTCCTGGCAGCAGGCGCTGGGCGCCGTCTTCATTTCGGGCGTCATCTTCCTGTTTTTGACGATCAGCGGCATCCGCAGCTGGCTCATTGCCGGCATCCCGCATTCGATGCGCAGCGCGATTGCAGCCGGTATCGGCCTGTTCCTCGGCATCATCGCACTGAAAAGCTCTGGCATCGTCGTTGCCAGCCCGGCGACCCTGGTGACGCTCGGCGACCTCAGCCAGACCGGAACGCTGCTTGCCGTCGCCGGCTTCTTCATCATCGCAGCACTCGACGCGCTCAAGGTGCGCGGCGCCATCCTGATCGGCATCCTGGTCATCACCATCGCCTCGATGGCGCTCGGCGTCAGCCAGTTCAACGGCATCGTCTCGATGCCGCCATCGATCCTGCCGACCTTCCTGCAGCTCGACGTCATGGGCGCGCTGCATGCCGGCCTGGTGCATGTCATCCTGGTGTTCGTGCTGGTCGAGGTCTTCGACGCCACCGGCACGCTGATCGGCGTTGCCAAGCGTGCCGGGCTGATCGAGCCGGGCAAACCCAACCGGCTCGGTCGCGCACTTCTGGCCGACAGCACGGCCATCGTCGCCGGCTCGCTGCTCGGCACCTCGAGCACAACAGCCTATGTCGAAAGCGCCTCGGGCGTGCAGGCCGGCGGCCGCACCGGCCTGACCGCCCTGGTCATCGGCGTGCTGTTTCTTGCTGCATTGTTCTTCTCGCCGCTGGCGGGGTCGGTGCCGGCCTATGCGACGGCACCTGCCCTGCTCTATGTCGCCTGCCTGATGATGCGCGAACTGGTCGAGGTCGAATGGGCCGATATCACCGAGGCAGCACCGGCGGCGCTGACCGCGCTGATGATGCCCTTCACCTACTCGATCGCCAACGGCCTGGCCTTCGGCTTCGTCAGCTACGCCGCACTCAAGCTGCTCACCGGCCGTCCCGGCGAGGTTCATGCAGCGACGTGGTTGGTGGCGGCACTGTTCATCATCCGCTTCGCCTTCTTCGCTCACTGACTTTCCCGAACCCCATCTGCAGCCGGGGCCGCCGATGCGGCCCCGGCTTTTTGTTGTCCACAGCCGGCCGCACAGACGCCGCCTGCAGCCGCAACATGCACCGGAAATTCCGCTTTCGTTTTGGTCAATGAAGGCTAAAAACGAATATCACAACCGGGAATTGTCCTGCATTGCCCGAGAGCAACAGTGTTTCGCCTGCCAAAAAACAGAAGATTCCGCCCATTTATAGGCTTTTAGCCGTCTAAACTGACGGATACACGCCAAGCCCCTGCCCCTGACACAACGTCAGCATGTCAGCCTGCGATCAGCGCTATATTTCGTTTGACATTCATTTTCAGTTCGAAATAATCCAAATCGAGCTTCGAATGGTGCTTAAATTGCTGCAGTGCGAAAAGGCGGCGAAGGCGTGAGCAGACCCGAAATCCACGACATCTTCGTTATCGGCGGCGGCATCAATGGCTGCGGAATCGCCCGCGACGCGGTCGGCCGCGGCTACTCCGTCTACCTCGCCGAAATGAACGACCTCGCCTCCGGCACGTCGTCCTATTCGACCAAGCTGATCCATGGCGGCCTGCGCTATCTCGAACACTACGAGTTCCGCCTGGTGCGCGAAGCGCTGATGGAGCGCGAGGTGCTGTGGAAAAACGCGCCGCACATCATCTGGCCGATGCGCTTCGTACTGCCTTACGCCAAGGGCCTGCGCCCGGCATGGCTGATCCGGCTCGGCCTGTTCCTCTACGACCACATTGGCGGCCGCAAGCTGCTGCCGCCGACGCGCACGCTCGACATGCACAGCGACGCCGCCGGCAAGCCGCTCAAGCCGATGTTTTCGCGCGCCTTCGAATATTCCGACGGCTGGGTCAACGATGCGCGGCTGGTCGTGCTCAATGCCCGCGACGCCGCCGACAAGGGCGCCGTCATCCGCACCCGCGCCAAGGTGACGAGCGCGCGCCGCGACAACGGCCATTGGAACATCCGCGTCGAGGACCTGCGCAGCGGCCAGGTCGAAGAGGTCCAGGCGCGGCTCATCGTCAATGCCGCCGGCCCCTGGATCGACCATGTGCTGACCCAGACCGTCGGACAGAACAACGTCCACAATGTGCGCCTTGTCCAGGGCAGCCACATCGTGGTGACAAAGAAGTTCGACGATCCGCGCGCCTATTTCTTCCAGAACAAGGACGGGCGCATCATCTTCGCCATTCCTTACGAGGAAGACTTCACCCTCATCGGCACCACCGACCAGGATTATGAAGGCGATCCCCACACCGCCAGGATCAGCCAGGCCGAAATCACCTATCTCTGCGACGCGGCAAGCGAATATTTTGCCGAGCCGGTGCGCCCCGACGACATCGTCTGGACCTATTCCGGCGTCCGCCCGCTCTATGACGACGGCGCCAGCAAGGCCCAGGAAGCGACGCGCGACTATGTGCTGAAGGCCGATGCCGGCGAAGGCCGCGCGCCGATCGTCAACATCTTCGGCGGCAAGATCACCACCTATCGCCGCCTTGCCGAGTCCATGCTCGAGATCATCGAAAAGCATTTGGGCAAGAAGGGAAAGCCCTGGACGGCAAACGCTGCCCTGCCCGGTGGCGAGTTCGATGCGACGGGCTTCGACGCCGAAGTGGTGAAACTCAAGTCTGCCTATCCGTTCCTCGACATGCGCCTCGCCCGCCGGCTGACCAGGCTCTACGGCACGCGCGCCAAGGCCCTTCTCGGCCTGGCGAAGTCGGAGGCCGATCTGGGGCGCAATTTCGGCGCCGATCTCTACGAGGCCGAGGTCCGCTATCTCGTCGCCCATGAATGGGCGGTAAGCGGCGAAGACGTTTTATGGCGGCGCACCAAGCGGGGCCTGAAGCTCAGCAAGGAGCAGGCCGCATCTCTCGACGAATTTCTGCAAGGAATGAGCCCAGGCGTGCACAACGCCGCGGCGGAATAGGCCTGCCCGCCTGCGTCTGCCTCTGGGAGGAGGATTTATGCTCGAACTGCGCAACGTTACCAAGACGGTGGCCGGCACGGATCATATCCGTGACGTCTCGCTGACGCTTCAGCATGGCAGCCTCAATGTCCTGCTTGGGCCGACCCTGTCGGGCAAGACCAGCCTGATGCGGCTGATGGCCGGGCTCGACAGGCCGACTTCAGGCTCGGTCTGGTTCGACGGCACCGATGTCACCGGCGTACCGGTGCAGAAGCGCAAAATCGCCATGGTCTACCAGCAGTTCATCAACTACCCGGCGATGACGGTCTACGAGAACATCGCTTCGCCGCTGCGTGTCGCCGGCGCCGACAAGGCCAGGATCGAACAAGAGGTCAAGCGCGCCGCCGACCTGCTCAGGCTGACGCCTTATCTCGACCGCACCCCCCTCAATCTTTCCGGCGGCCAGCAGCAGCGCACGGCACTCGCCCGCGCCATCGTCAAGAATGCCAAGCTGGTACTCCTCGACGAGCCGCTGGCCAATCTCGACTACAAGCTGCGCGAGGAACTGCGCGCCGAATTGCCCAGGATCTTCGCCGAAACCGGCGCGATCTTCGTCTATGCCACGACCGAACCGCATGAAGCACTTTTGCTCGGCGGCAATGTCGCAACGCTGTCGGAGGGCCGCATCACCCAGTTCGGCCCGACGATCGAGGTGTTCCGCAAGCCGAACGACCTGATCACGGCGCGGACCTTCGCCGACCCGCCGCTCAACACCATCGTGTTGAAGAAGAGCGGCCGCAGTTTCCAGCTTGATGGTGGGGTGGACCTCCCGGTGCCGGCGGACCTCGCCGGCATTGCCGACGCCAGCTATACGATCGGCTTCCAGCCCCACCATCTTTCTTTTGAGAAACGCACCGCGGACGCCGTCGGCGTCAAGGCGAAGGTCTCGGTGACCGAAATCACCGGCTCGGAAAGCTTCGTCCATCTCAATTACGCAGACGCGCGCTGGGTGATGCTGTCGCACGGCATCCACCAGTTCGAGCCGGATGAGGTCATCGAGGTCTTCATCGATCCGCGCCACATCATGGTTTTCGACGCGAATGGCCATTCGGCCGCTTCGCCTTCGCAACTGGCAGCATAGGAGGGCGAGATGGCACGCATCGACCTGAACCACATCCGCCATGCCTATGGCGCAAACCCGAAATCCGACAAGGACTATGCGCTGCGCGAAGTCCATTACGGGTTCGAGGATGGCGGCGCCTACGCGCTGCTCGGCCCCTCCGGCTGCGGCAAGACCACGCTGCTCAACATCATCTCGGGCCTGCTGCATGCCTCGCACGGGCAATTGCTGTTCGACGGCAAGGACGTGACCCGCCTGTCGACGCAGGAACGCAATATCGCCCAGGTGTTCCAGTTCCCGGTCATCTACGACACCATGACCGTCTACGACAATCTCGCCTTCCCGCTGCGCAACCGCGGCGTTGCCGAAGCCGATGTCGATCGCAAGGTGCGCGAGACGCTCGACATGATCGACCTCGCCAGCTGGGCCAGGCGCAAGGCGCGCGGGCTGACCGCCGACCAGAAGCAGAAGATCTCGCTCGGCCGCGGCCTCGTCCGCTCCGACGTCAACGCGATCCTGTTCGACGAGCCGCTGACCGTCATCGACCCGCATATGAAATGGGTGCTGCGCTCGCAGCTCAAGCAGCTTCACCGCCGCTTCGGCTACACCATGATCTACGTCACCCATGACCAGACCGAAGCTCTGACCTTCGCCGACAAGGTTGTGGTGATGTATGACGGCGAGATCGTCCAGATCGGCACCCCGGCCGAGCTGTTCGAGCGCCCCAAACACACATTCGTCGGTTACTTCATCGGCTCGCCCGGCATGAACGTCATGCCGGTGGCCGTCGACGGCAACCGCGCCCGGCTCGGCGGCCAGGTGATAGACCTGCCCGGCGCGCCCAAGGCTGAAGGCAATGGCATCGAACTCGGCATCCGGCCCGAATATGTCAGGCTCGGCGCCAAGGGCATGCCCGTCACGATCCGAAAGGTCGAGGACATCGGCCGCCACAAGGTGGTGCGCGCCAGCCTCGAAGGCCGCGAGATCGCGGCAATCCTGGGCGAGGACGACCACGTGCCGGCCGATCCGCACGTCACCTTCGATCCTGCCGGCATCAACCTCTACGACAAGTCCTGGCGCGTCGAGATGGGAGCGTAACCATGGAAAAGACCTGGAACAACAAGGCCTGGTTCATGGTGCTGCCGGTGCTCGTGCTGGTGGCGTTCTCGGCGGTCATCCCGCTGATGACAGTGGTCAATTACTCGGTGCAGGACACCTTCGGCGGCAACCAGTTCTTCTGGGCCGGCGCCGAATGGTTCGAGGAGATGCTGCACTCCGACCGCTTCTGGGCGGCGATGGGCCGTAACCTGATCTTCTCGGCGATCATCCTGGCGATCCAGATTCCGCTCGGCATCTTCATTGCGCTCAACATGCCGAGGAAAGGCTGGGGCGTACCCGTCTGCCTGGTGCTGATGGCGCTGCCGCTGCTCATTCCGTGGAATGTCGTCGGCACCATCTGGCAGGTTTTCGGGCGCATCGACATCGGCCTGCTCGGCTATACGCTGCATGCGCTCGGCTTCGACTACAACTACGTCAACGACCCGTTCGACGCCTGGGTGACGGTCATCATCATGGATGTCTGGCACTGGACCAGCCTGGTCGTGTTGCTCTGCTATGCCGGCCTGGTGTCGATCCCCGATGCCTTCTACCAGGCGGCCAAGATCGACGGCGCCTCGCGCTGGGCGGTGTTCCGCTACATCCAGCTGCCCAAGATGCAGCGCGTCCTGCTGATCGCCGTGCTGCTGCGCTTCATGGACAGTTTCATGATCTACACCGAGCCTTTC
The nucleotide sequence above comes from Aminobacter aminovorans. Encoded proteins:
- a CDS encoding ABC transporter ATP-binding protein produces the protein MSALDIQNIRKSYGAVETLKGIDIALQSGEFLVLLGSSGCGKSTLLNIIAGLAEATSGDVRIAGRSILGVHPKDRDIAMVFQSYALYPNLSVRRNIGFGLEMRKVPLVEREKAVEEASRLLQIEPLLDRKPSQLSGGQRQRVAIGRALVRKPEVFLFDEPLSNLDAKLRLEMRTELKRLHQMLKTTVVYVTHDQIEAMTLATRIAVMKDGRIEQLGTPEEIYNQPATLYVAGFVGAPPMNILDVEVDDGALRIVGSDIRLPLPDRFRTLIGDKARLALGIRPEALRLASLDQAGGHVLPVRIEVVELTGPELVATARLGQQKLIACLAPRARVGQGDVATFTVDDDALHLFDPADGLALLA
- a CDS encoding NCS2 family permease, giving the protein MLEKYFNLKEQGTSVRTEVIAGVTTFLTMAYIIFVNPEILSSTGMDRNAVFVATCLAAAIGSLIMGLVAKWPIGMAPGMGLNAFFAFTVVGAMGFSWQQALGAVFISGVIFLFLTISGIRSWLIAGIPHSMRSAIAAGIGLFLGIIALKSSGIVVASPATLVTLGDLSQTGTLLAVAGFFIIAALDALKVRGAILIGILVITIASMALGVSQFNGIVSMPPSILPTFLQLDVMGALHAGLVHVILVFVLVEVFDATGTLIGVAKRAGLIEPGKPNRLGRALLADSTAIVAGSLLGTSSTTAYVESASGVQAGGRTGLTALVIGVLFLAALFFSPLAGSVPAYATAPALLYVACLMMRELVEVEWADITEAAPAALTALMMPFTYSIANGLAFGFVSYAALKLLTGRPGEVHAATWLVAALFIIRFAFFAH
- the glpD gene encoding glycerol-3-phosphate dehydrogenase — encoded protein: MSRPEIHDIFVIGGGINGCGIARDAVGRGYSVYLAEMNDLASGTSSYSTKLIHGGLRYLEHYEFRLVREALMEREVLWKNAPHIIWPMRFVLPYAKGLRPAWLIRLGLFLYDHIGGRKLLPPTRTLDMHSDAAGKPLKPMFSRAFEYSDGWVNDARLVVLNARDAADKGAVIRTRAKVTSARRDNGHWNIRVEDLRSGQVEEVQARLIVNAAGPWIDHVLTQTVGQNNVHNVRLVQGSHIVVTKKFDDPRAYFFQNKDGRIIFAIPYEEDFTLIGTTDQDYEGDPHTARISQAEITYLCDAASEYFAEPVRPDDIVWTYSGVRPLYDDGASKAQEATRDYVLKADAGEGRAPIVNIFGGKITTYRRLAESMLEIIEKHLGKKGKPWTANAALPGGEFDATGFDAEVVKLKSAYPFLDMRLARRLTRLYGTRAKALLGLAKSEADLGRNFGADLYEAEVRYLVAHEWAVSGEDVLWRRTKRGLKLSKEQAASLDEFLQGMSPGVHNAAAE
- a CDS encoding ABC transporter ATP-binding protein; this translates as MLELRNVTKTVAGTDHIRDVSLTLQHGSLNVLLGPTLSGKTSLMRLMAGLDRPTSGSVWFDGTDVTGVPVQKRKIAMVYQQFINYPAMTVYENIASPLRVAGADKARIEQEVKRAADLLRLTPYLDRTPLNLSGGQQQRTALARAIVKNAKLVLLDEPLANLDYKLREELRAELPRIFAETGAIFVYATTEPHEALLLGGNVATLSEGRITQFGPTIEVFRKPNDLITARTFADPPLNTIVLKKSGRSFQLDGGVDLPVPADLAGIADASYTIGFQPHHLSFEKRTADAVGVKAKVSVTEITGSESFVHLNYADARWVMLSHGIHQFEPDEVIEVFIDPRHIMVFDANGHSAASPSQLAA
- a CDS encoding ABC transporter ATP-binding protein, which encodes MARIDLNHIRHAYGANPKSDKDYALREVHYGFEDGGAYALLGPSGCGKTTLLNIISGLLHASHGQLLFDGKDVTRLSTQERNIAQVFQFPVIYDTMTVYDNLAFPLRNRGVAEADVDRKVRETLDMIDLASWARRKARGLTADQKQKISLGRGLVRSDVNAILFDEPLTVIDPHMKWVLRSQLKQLHRRFGYTMIYVTHDQTEALTFADKVVVMYDGEIVQIGTPAELFERPKHTFVGYFIGSPGMNVMPVAVDGNRARLGGQVIDLPGAPKAEGNGIELGIRPEYVRLGAKGMPVTIRKVEDIGRHKVVRASLEGREIAAILGEDDHVPADPHVTFDPAGINLYDKSWRVEMGA
- a CDS encoding carbohydrate ABC transporter permease; protein product: MEKTWNNKAWFMVLPVLVLVAFSAVIPLMTVVNYSVQDTFGGNQFFWAGAEWFEEMLHSDRFWAAMGRNLIFSAIILAIQIPLGIFIALNMPRKGWGVPVCLVLMALPLLIPWNVVGTIWQVFGRIDIGLLGYTLHALGFDYNYVNDPFDAWVTVIIMDVWHWTSLVVLLCYAGLVSIPDAFYQAAKIDGASRWAVFRYIQLPKMQRVLLIAVLLRFMDSFMIYTEPFVVTGGGPGNSTTFLSIDLVKMAVGQFDLGPAAAMSIIYFLIVLLLSWVFYTVMTNYDVEK